caacacaagatatgtcagttgaaacaaatgagaggataataaaactccttcaagaagataaatcattgtggaatgttgcaaaagatgttggttgttcccagtaagctgtgtttaaaatctggaccaagtacaaacacaatgggaaggttgtaaaaggtaagcatactggtagaccaagtaagacatcaaagcatcaagatagaaaacttaaagcaatatgtcttgaaaacagaaaatgcacaacaaaacaaatgagaaacaagtggccggaaagtggagtcaatgtctgtgactgaactgtaagaaatcacctaaaagaaatgggatttacatacagaaaagctaaacaaaagccatcattaacacctaaaaaggttaaagtaggctaaagaaaagcaatcatgGACTGTGgatgactggataaaagtgatcttcagtgatgaatcgcgaatctgcattgggcaaggtgatgatgctggaacttttgtttggtgtctgtccaatgaaatttatgaagataactgcctaaagaaaacatgttaatttccacagttgttgatgatatgggcctgcatgtcgggtaaagacacaggggagatggtcttcaataaatgccaaagtccacattgaaattttggacgcttttcttattccatcagttgaaaggatgtttggtggtgatgacttcatttttcaagatgataatgcatcttgccatagggcaaaggacgtgaaaacgttccttcaagaaaacataatgtcaatggcatggcctgcaaatagtccggatctcaatccatttgaaaatctctggtgaaaattgaattaaatggtcaatgacaaggttccaacctgcaaagctgatctggcaacagcaataagagacaattgaaggcagattgatgaagaatactgtttgtcattagttaactccatgcctcagagagtttaaaccattataaaagccagaggtggtgcaacaaagtaataatggtgcagtgttttctaatgattccataattttttcctcagatttgagtgattccatattttttgccaggggttgtattatttcagtgtttttgcaACAATAGTCACATTTTGTTTAACCACAGATTTTTAGCTTGGATCTTCATAGTAAATATGCTttcatttttgtgtttattttaagacCTCTGACATTGTACCCCACCGGAAAAGTGCTGTGCTGGAaggtctgtgttttttttctaataGAAGATCCCACAAGGTTATTCACGAAATGTCTGGTAAGTAGACGACATCAAGAAGCATGCCTGTGAGAtaaggggcggcacagtggtttagtgggtagcactgtcgcctcacagcaagaaggtcctgggttcaatccccaggtggggcagcctgggtcctttctgtgctgagtttgcatgttctccccttgtcagcgtgggtttcctccggggtctccggtttcctcccacagtccaaagacatgcaagtgaggtgaattggagacactaatttgtccatgagtgtgttcgatatgaccttgtgaactgatgaatcttgtgtcatgagtaactacctgttctgtcatgaatgtaaccaaagtgtaaaacatgacattaaaaaatcctaataaacagttaatttaatgtatttctgtGTTTACTCTGTCTCTTTCGTAGGGTACAGATCCTGAAGATGGGCAGACCAAAGGGTTATCTGTTGGTGTACTTGTAGTTTTGGAGAATGAGGTCTCTGTTGCAAGCTCAGCAAACATACAGAACATCGCCAGTGTTGAAGGAGACCATAATATTGGAGAATCTCTCGGACATATCTACAGGCTTGGCATACCTTTTTGGCCTTATCTATGCCCTGAACCTCTCTTATCCAAAAGAGCTTAAGTACACATTTGATGCCATTCAGAAGGTGTTCATGGAGCTGGGATCTGGATGCACACAACGTGTGCGCACTCTTAAGAACAAACTTTTACTGTGAGCCATGTAACCATGGTCTGGAGTAAACAGAGCCAGCATTTCTGATACTCAAATCTAGATCCACTAAATGCATGAAGCTGTTTGTTGTATCCCTGAATCGATGAAGGATCTTTGAATAGGACACTGGTTTACAGCGCTTCAGATGTTAGCCCACTGTATTGTTCATTGTGtggcaagcagtagcctagtggttagggtactggactagtaaccagaaggtcgctggttcaagccccaccactgccaggttgctgctgttggcctGTAATACAAAATCACATAGAATACAAAAAAacaatcgcatacttccatactcaatagtacgcgagagcagtacgcgagagcagttggtatgtccgaatacacagtatacataaaaaggtaCCCGAGAAGTATCtggatgacctacttcttgggcagccatgttcgCAACCCAGCATGTATCTCATAATGCAACTGTAGCTGCGAAGCGgaagaaaaaacaagaaattGGGGAAAACGGAGAGTCCTCGGTttagataaacaaaataaaaatgttattattgtgtacaaccctaaataacgttatgattagcacaaaaagacgataaatatccaaaaattTGGCAAGTGGGGCTTGTCTGTAACTATGGGGGTCTGTAACCATGGCGATATTACCTCATCACATCAttacttgacgttggtaagatggcggacgtagtacgtaggggtgttggtacttctgtactgaaagcactgcgtacttcctccaatctagtacagactctgtTAGTATCTGATTCCGGAAGCAGATAAtggttttctccagtgtgaatgcgctggtgttttttgagctcACTCTtcatattaaaactctttacacactgtgagcactgatgcgcTTTCACTCCAGTGTTAATGCGCTGgtttattttgagattactctgtccattaaaactctttccagactgtgaccactgatgcagtttctctccagtgtgaatgcgctggtgtatcttGAGAGCACTCAGGCACTTGAAGCTtctctcacactgtgagcactgatacggtttctctccagtgtgaatgcgctggtgttttttgagattactttgtatattaaaactctttccacactgtgagcactgatatggtttctctccagtgtgaatgtgctggtgtattttaagcttactccttgtattaaaactctttccacactgtaagcactgatatggtttctctccagtgtgaatgcgcttgtgttttttgagataactctgttgattaaaactctttccacactgtgagcactgatatggtttctctccagtgtgaatgtgctggtgtatcttgagtttactctgtgtaataaaactctttcaacactgtgagcactgatgcggtttctctccagtgtgaatgcactggtgtatCTTGACAGCACTCAGGCACTTGAAGcttttctcacactgtgagcactgatacggtttctctccagtgtgaatgcgctggtgttttttgagagcactctgtctattaaaactctttccacactgtgagcactgatacggtttctctccaatgtgaatgcgctggtgttgtttgagattaccttgtttattaaaactctttccacactgtgagcactgatatggtttctctccagtgtgaatgtgctggtgtattttaagctcactctttgtattaaaactctttccacactgtgagcactgatatggtttctctccagtgtgaatgcgcttgtgttttttgagataactctgttgattaaaactctttccacactgtgaacactgatatggtttatctccagtgtgaatgtgctggtgtattttgagtttactctgtgtaataaaactctttccacactgtgagcactgatatggtttatctccactgtgaatgcgctggtgtattttaaactcactctttgtattaaaactctttccacactgtgagcactgatatggtttctcttcagtgtgaatgcgctggtgtcttttcagatcactctgtccattaaaactctttccacactgtgagcactgatatggtttctctccactgtgaatgcgctggtgtctttttagATGACTCTgtacattaaaactctttccacactgtgagcactgatatggtttttctccagtgtgaatgcgctggtgtattttaagctcactctttgtattaaaactcttttcacactgtgagcactgatatggtttctctccactgtgaatgcactggtgtattttgagctcactctttgtattaaaactcttttcacactgtgagcactgatatggtttctctccagtgtgaatgcgctggtgttttttgagattattctgttgattaaaaccctttccacactgtgagcactgatacggtttctctccactgtgaatgcgcttgtgtgttttgagagcactctttgtattaaaaccctttccacactgtgagcactgatatggtttctctccagtgtgaatgtgctggtgtcttttcagatcactctgtgtattaaaaccctttccacactgtgagcactgatatggtttctctccagtgtgaatgtgctggtgtcttttcagatcactctgtgtattaaaactctttccacactgtgagcactgatacggtttctctccagtgtgaacgcgctggtgtattttaagcacactctttgtattaaaactctttccacactgtgagcactgataaggtttctctccagtgtgaatgcgctggtgtattctgagattaccctgttgattaaaaccctttccacactgtgagcactgatacggtttctctccagtgtgaacgcgctggtgtattttaagctcactctttgtattaaaactctttccacactgtgagcactgataaggtttttctccagtgtgaatgcgctggtgtattctgagattaccctgttgattaaaactcttcccacactgtgaacactgatacggtttctttccagtgtgaatgcgctggtggattttgagtttactctgtgtaataaaactcttcccacactgtgagcactgatacggtttctcttcagtgtgaatgcgctggtgtattttaagagcacgcaggcacctgaagctcttcccacactgtgagcagacgtttccttcttcctgtgtgggactgagagaggtgttaatgctgacagtaccagaggaagtttgctgattactggagcttctggtgggcgtcagatcctcatgttcagtcttaatcttcaccagagtctcatatttatcatggttgcagctcttgatgtgattgtggagctgattttgggttgtagaggaacgtggacacgaggagcagcagaaatccttgttcagttctgaagcagaaaataatcaaatacatttataacattataaataatcaaatacatttataacattataaataatcaaatacatttataacattataaataatcaaatacatttataacattataaataatcaaatacatttataacattataaataatcaaatacatttataacattataaataatcaaatatatttatattattataaataatcaaatacatttataacattataaataatcaaatacatttataacattataaataatcaaatacatttataacattataaataatcaaatacatttataacattataaataatcaaatacatttataacattataaataatcaaatacatttataacattataaataatcaaatacatttataacattataaataatcaaatacatttataacattataaataatcaaatatatttatattattataaataatcaaatacatttataacattataaataatcaaatacatttataacattataaataatcaaatacatttataacattataaataatcaaatacatttataacattataaataatcaaatacatttataacattataaataatcaaatacatttataacattataaataatcaaatacatttataacattataaataatcaaatacatttataacattataaataatcaaatacatttataacattataaataatcaaatacatttataacattataaataatcaaatacatttataacattataaataatcaaatacatttataacattataaataatcaaatacatttataacattataaataataatatacatttataacattatacataatgaaaaacatttataacattataaataatcaaatacatttataacattataaataatcaaatacatttataacattataaataatcaaatacatttataacattataaataatcaaatacatttataccattataaataatcaaatacatttataacattataaataatcaaataaatttataacattataaataatcaaaaacatttataacattataaataatcaaatacatttataacattataaataatcaaaaacatttataacattataaataataatatacatttataacataaataatcaaatacatttataacattataatcaattataaataatcaaatacatttataacattataaataataaatacatttataacattataaatagtcaaatacatttataacataataaataatcaaatacatttataacattataaataatcaaatacatttataacattataaataatcaaatacatttataacattataaataataaatactgttagtaattgttaaactgagatctgatgctaaagtcctgtaacgtgattcatcctgcattcatcatttcctgctcacactgatctgcatgagcacaatacaagctttcactgtgtgatgcttcatcccaggttcctctgattctattcaatccaaatcttattttactcaagataaaaaatatcttactgagttcatcttcatcttcaggttcttccttcttcacaggcttcatctggaaacctccacactgttggtcctctggggtgaggtgttcctcagaggtgaggtgttccacagggatcgaggttccttcacctgaaatttctttgttttgtgaaagaagaaaaatacgtttgttattgttggtagtaacgaccgacttctttattaagcacttaagttagaactaacagacacgtacttctatactatctgtcaaaaacacgacctataaacctttgttcaaacagggtttcagcagatttaataataacaataacaatacaaccctaaatcagaaaaagttgagacagtatggaaaatgtaaataataatgtaaacacagactttgacttttattggaTTTCAGACAGGATGGAGCTGAGATGttttatcttttatctgctcaacttcatttcatttattaataaacatccattcctgcatttcaggcctgcaacactttccaaaaaaagttgggaccgttCTCTATAAGGGACAGatcagaactgcaggcaggccagtccagtactcgtaccctcttcttccacagccacacctttgtaatgtgtgcagcaggtggttttgcatcgtcttgttaaaaaatgctagccgctcaggtggcgcagcgataaaaacacacgctgcaaccagagctggatttcaagtacatcatatcgaatccagctctgccttgccggctcgAGGCTGAGTCTCTGTaagagcaacgattggccggttgttcagttggggggcgggtctctctctgtcagaatgcgattacgacctctgctggctgattagaggtgcaCAGAGccgcacagagatgaggaaagagtgctttTAGGGTGTGTCTTTCCACACGCAacactaggtggcacaacactcagtgtgtgtgggtgggaaAATTGCATCGGACTTGCTGCTcatatgtcggaggggatgtgggttagcttcgatctcctcagtcatggcagggttcggcatagacagagaggaagcacgatgcaattgGACACTGATGAAGAGCTGATGAAGCTGATAAAGAGCTTCTGTGGTCGTGTTTgcctttatgtaaacaaaacatggtGCATGGACTCTGCCATAGTTAATACCTACTGCTCTGCTGACCTGGAATACCTGGTTATAATGTGTAGACCCTTTATAACCAGGTGTTATAACCACCAGAGTTTTCCTgcattgttactgctgcagtttATATCCCTccagatgctaatgctaacgcagCTATAAAAGACCTTTGTGAACCCAGATGGAGTCTTTATTGTTTCTAGAGACTTTAATCACTGCAGTTTAAGAGCTGGACTTCCAAAGTTTAATCAGAAGGGGACTAAACATTTTGGACCAGGTTTACACAAATGTAGCTGATGCCTACAAAGCTACACCCCTCCCCCCCACCTGGGTCAGTCTGATCACCAGTCTTGGTTCCTGCTCCTCAGTCATCAGAAGTCTGAGACCCACAATGAGGACAGTTAAGATCTGGATGGAAGGtgcagactcatctctccaggaccatcagcacaaacaatcacgtatatattgaatatatcagcttatatactcgactttatttcttctcattcattacacaatcattcagccacttgtattcacctggcattactctgtaattatatactagtgtaaacacggtacaatcagcatgatctgtttaatcttctttatcttctgtctcctcatttcactcacctgctcacttatgcactaaatatactaaaatattacaagaaattcagacacgaccaaattaggagaaatgattttgctcaagtcttactgagttcatctttatcttcaggttcttctttcttcacaggcttcatctggaaacctccacactgttggtcctctgagaagagcagttccacagaagccacaagttctgcagggattaaagtgacttcacctgaaattcatcaatatgagaagaagaatctcaacaactggaggaaactgaaggttgtgggtttggttttctgatcataaataaatcctagttagattaaaacttaaatccagactggagtgtagcagcacaggacagtacagtacagtacaggttctaatcccactatccactttctcttattatttctactgattagtgactccaatactaaccacactgtactgtaccatactgtactgtaccacactgtactgtaccaaactgtactgtaccatactgtactgtaccatactgtactgtaccacactgtactgtaccatactgtactgtaccatactgtactgtaccacactgtactgtaccacactgtactgtaccatactgtaccatactgtactgtaccacactgtactgtaccacactgtactgtaccacactgtactgtaccatactgtaccacactgtactgtacaatactgtaccatactgtaccacactgtgctgtaccacactctactgtaccatactgtactgtaccatactgtactgtaccacacccatactgtactgtaccacactgtactgtaccacactctactgtaccacactgtactgtaccatactgtactgtaccatactgtactgtaccacacccatactgtactgtaccatactgtactgtaccatactgtactgtaccacactgtactgtaccatactgtactgtaccatactgtactgtaccacacccatactgtactgtaccatactgtactgtaccacacccatactgtactgtaccatactgtactgtaccacactgtactgtaccatactgtactgtaccacaccgtactgtaccacactgtactgtatcatactgtactgtaccacactgtactgtaccatactgtactgtaccacacccaTACTGTACtacaccatactgtactgtaccacactgtactgtaccacactgtactgtaccacacccatactgtactgtaccatactgtactacaccatactgtactgtaccacactgtactgtaccacactgtactgtaccatactttactgtatcatactgtactgtaccatactgtactgtaccatactgtactgtaccatactgtaccacactgtactgtaccacactgtactgtaccatactgtactgtaccatactttactgtatcatactgtactgtaccatattgtactgtaccatactgtaccacactgtactgtaccatactgtactgtaccacactgtactgtaccacactgtcatgctccacatttacttacagaagaaatcatcatcatcatcttcctccttttttattagtttcttctggaattcttcatgttgtagatccacaggggtgacgtcttcctcttctgctgactgcattattaaagatctaatagacAGACGTACAGACAGATGGTGTAACAAGGATTGTGGTAGAGCCAAGAGAGGAAGACCTGAGTCCCAGTTCCAACACCTTCACTTTATTCGCACACACATAGTGGATATTTACAAACGCATTTTTAGTTTAAACAAAACCACAGCTGGTTGAAATAGTAACTACAGGCAGTTACTAACATGAGGCCTTCCACCATCTTCTCCTCATCCCCCCTCACTTCCTCCTCTATTAACAAAAAGGCCCCTCCCCTCTAGGACCTAGCAGCCAATCCTACCGCTGGAGGAATTAGCAGGAACATTTTAAACACATACAAAACATACAACACATACATATGGCCATAACACTCATAACACACCATTCAGCTagcttaatttattttatgctcTTTCTCTCCAGGCACCTTCTACCGAGCACTGTCACGTACCATCACCGATCCCCGGACCATCCCCACCACGACAGgtaagtatttatttctttatactaTTTACAACCATCAACTGGTTTAGTCCCTTTTATTGTTCCTAACACTAGACTTGTTGATATGTAAGCTATCCTTACATTAtcacagatggacagatagaccacctgtaaacaaagttcacctgtaaacaaagttcaactgtaaacaaagttcaactgtaaacaaagttcaactgtaaacaaagttcacctgtaaacaaagttcaactataaacaaagttcacctgtaaacaaagttcatctgtaaacaaagttcaactgtaaacaaagttcacctgtaaacaaagttcacctgtaaacaaagttcacctgtaaacaaagttcacctgtaaacaaagttcaactataaacaaagttcacctgtaaacaaagctcaaatgtaaacaaagttcaactataaacaaagttcacctggggggtattccagaaagcgggtttaacaaacttcaaacttaaacctgaactccgagttgacttatctcGCCGTGTCATAGCCGGAGTTTTCAGTTCCAGAAAAGCGGTTCAGGGTTAGATTACTCAACTCTGAGTATATTAAACCCGGCAGAAGCGCGTTCACGGTTACctataaacaggcattctcaatggagtggcgataaatggattcaaagtggatgtgaatgaaacaaaaagtagtccgtcatattttacaccaatagaactgttcattttaatgtttgcatgtgcagatcataaaaatgttttagacgTAATAGTAATACAGCATCGTCCGTAAAAAAGACGTCGCAAATGGTAAAGAATGCTTACAGAGTTAATGCGtgagtttaaattaataaaaaaacttaaccattattcaacatttagcagaaggatagggcaaaattgtttaatatgtcagttgtaatatttgtctaaattttacacgttttttctttcatttactcaatctaggtgtaatccaagtggaatcagatgcacatggcagcagataaaaatgaaacacaaaaactgtctatgttcaaggcatgttcattacatgtaaatcattagtctgtagtgcataaactgtggaatattaagaactgcattggtacagtctttttattttatttactttttattgccatctctccagtgattggtggtgTGGTTTTGAGCCTTCTGCAATTGTTAGTGACCTAAATGTCCCTatagatcctaataaatataaataatgttctttaatgcaaaaaaaaaaacactgttgaaggacgataaagaaaccatctccgctgcctcagagtgggatgatactgggaggcctacagaggtacaggatatgttgaacatagagcatggcatttcatttgatctaccatgataatgtgtgtgtgtgactgtcctctaacagaatgtgatgaGCAGTTCCGAATCaaatgagggaccatccacctccaaagcccagcttagaacagtaaaaatgtcttaccaaatatctgaaatatttagaacacattaagctatgtttgatcataacatgctatttttgtctctttctttcaagttgggtgtaaataAGATGGACTATATAAggtccatctggagaaacaaactgcaaagtgtgatcctcaggtggagcatataaaacagacaaggctagaaattcagttgcttgaatttaagatgggtgtcagtgctaagggt
The sequence above is drawn from the Trichomycterus rosablanca isolate fTriRos1 chromosome 14, fTriRos1.hap1, whole genome shotgun sequence genome and encodes:
- the LOC134326752 gene encoding zinc finger protein 271-like, encoding GEKPYHCSECGNSFAEFSTLLKHQRIHTGEKPYNCTECGKSFIQSSDLKVHQRRIHTGKKPYQCSQCGKSFNQQGNLRIHQRIHTGEKPYQCSQCGKSFNTKSELKIHQRVHTGEKPYQCSQCGKGFNQQGNLRIHQRIHTGEKPYQCSQCGKSFNTKSVLKIHQRVHTGEKPYQCSQCGKSFNTQSDLKRHQHIHTGEKPYQCSQCGKGFNTQSDLKRHQHIHTGEKPYQCSQCGKGFNTKSALKTHKRIHSGEKPYQCSQCGKGFNQQNNLKKHQRIHTGEKPYQCSQCEKSFNTKSELKIHQCIHSGEKPYQCSQCEKSFNTKSELKIHQRIHTGEKPYQCSQCGKSFNVQSHLKRHQRIHTGEKPYQCSQCGKSFNQQSYLKKHKRIHTGEKPYQCLQCGKSFNTRSKLKIHQHIHTGEKPYQCSQCGKSFNIQSNLKKHQRIHTGEKPYQCSQCERSFKCLSALKIHQRIHTGEKLHQWSQSGKSFNGQSNLKINQRINTGVKAHQCSQCVKSFNMKSELKKHQRIHTGENHYLLPESDTNRVCTRLEEVRSAFSTEVPTPLRTTSAILPTSSNDVMR